From the Streptomyces sp. NBC_01216 genome, the window GCGTCCGCCGCTATCCCCCTCCGGTGCGGCCCGACGGCGGTCACCCACCACGGCACGCCGGGCACCCGTCCACCCCCTTTCTTCGCGCCCCCCTTCGCGCCCCTCTTCGCGCTCCATGCCGCGCCCCTGTCCGCGTCCCCTCCCGGGCCCGGGAGGGGGCGTGGGCGCCCGGTACGGATTCGGTGGAGATTCCGCCGCCCCCTGCTTACCGAACGGTCAGTAACGGACCCTCGCCGCTCCCCGGTTCCTCGCCCTCCCGCCCCTGACCTGTGCGAACACCCAATGTCCCGGCTTGGTGAAGGGCCTCCCGCGTGACAGTCGGGTGGGGTACCGTCACCCGCGCCGTACGGAGCGCGACAGCGAGCGGTCGAGGAGCAGGTCATTGCGCGAGTTCACCGTGCCGCCCGTCGAGGCGGCGCCTCAGGTCGGCGGTCTGGCGGACGCCGTGTTCGACCATGCCCGGCGGGACCCGGACCGGGTGGCGCTGGGCCGCAAGGACGCGTCGGGCCGGTGGCGGGATGTCACGTCCGCGCAGTTCCGCGATGAGGTGCTGGCCCTCGCGAAGGGGCTGATCGCCCAGGGGGTGCGATTCGGCGACCGGGTCGCCCTGATGGCCAGGACCCGCTACGAGTGGACCCTGTTCGATTTCGCGCTGTGGGCGCTGGGCGCGCAGTCCGTGCCGATCTACCCGACCTCCTCCGCGGAGCAGGTCTTCTGGATGCTGCACGACGCCGGGGTCACCGCGTGCGTGGTGGAACACGAGGACCACGCCATGACGATCGGGTCGGTCGTCGACCGGCTGCCGCACCTCAAGCGGCTGTGGCAGCTGGACGCCGGCGAGGGCGCGGTCGCCGAGCTGGTCGCGGCGGGCGCGGAGATCGACGAGGAGGTGGTGCACCGGCACCGGCGGGCGGTCACGCCCGACTCCGTCGCCACGGTCATCTACACCTCGGGCACCACCGGCCCGCCCAAGGGCTGTGTCATCACCCACTCCAACCTCATGTTCGAGACGGACATGCTGATCGGCCGCTGGGAGCCGGTCTTCCACACGAAACCGGGTGACGAGGCGTCGACGCTGCTCTTCCTGCCGCTGGCGCACGTCTTCGGCCGGATGGTGGAGGTGGCGGCGATCCGGGGTGGGGTGAAGCTGGGGCACCAGCCGGCGCTCGCCGCGTCCGCGCTGCTTCCGGACCTGGCGGCGTTCCGGCCGACGTTCGTCCTGGCCGTCCCGTACGTCCTGGAGAAGGTCTTCCACGCGGCCCGGCGCAAGGCGGAGACCGACGGGAAGACGGGCCCGTACGACAAGGCCGTCGACGTGGCGGTGAAGTACGCCGAGGCCCTGGAGCACAAGGCGTTCGGACTCGGTCCGGGGCCGTCGGCGGCGTTGCGGATGCAGCACCAGTTCTTCGAGCGGACGGTCTACGGCAAGGTCCGCGAGGCGATGGGCGGCCGGGTGCGGCACGCGATGTCGGGCGGCTCGGGCATGGACCGGCGGCTGGGCCTGTTCTTCGAGGGGGCGGGGGTGACGGTCTTCGAGGGCTACGGCCTGACGGAGTCCTCGGCCGCGGCGACGGCGAACCCGCCCGAGCGGACCAAGTACGGAACGGTGGGGCAACCGGTCCCGGGGACGACCGTGCACATCGCGGAGGACGGGGAGGTGTGGCTGCACGGAGCCCACGTCTTCTCGGGCTACCTGAACAATCCGCAGGCCACCGCCGCCGTACTGAACAACGGCTGGCTCGCCACCGGCGACCTGGGGATGCTCGACGAGGACGGCTATCTGACGATCACCGGTCGGAAGAAGGAGATCCTGGTCACCTCCGGTGGCAAGAGCGTGTCGCCGACCGCGCTGGAGGAGCGGGTTCGCGCGCACCCGCTGATCGCGCAGTGCATCGTCGTGGGCAACGACCGGCCGTACATCGCCGCGCTGGTGACGATGGATCAGGAGGCGGTGGAGCACTGGCTCTCCATCCAGGGGCGGCCCGCGATGTCACCGGCGGAGCTGGTACGGGACCCGAGCCTGGAGACGGAGATCCGGCGGGCGGTGGTGGCTGCCAACACTCTGGTCTCCCAGGCGGAGTCCATCCGCACGTTCCGGATCCTGGCGCATCCCTTCAGCGAGGAGCAGGGACTGCTCACGCCCTCGCTGAAGCTGAAGCGCAAGGCCATCGAGAAGGCGTACGCGGTCGAGGTCGAGGCGCTGTACGGCTGAGAGCCTGCCGGTGGCCTTGGACCGACAGGCTCTGACGCGGCGCCGCAGTACGGCACCCGGGCCACCGGTGTGCCCCCGGTGGAATGTGCGGGGGCTCCCGATCGTTGACACTGGGAGTATCACCCGACGACGTTAGGACCGACCCCTCGTGAGCACGGACAACAAGGTCCCCTCCCTCACTCTGAACAACGGCGTGGAGATGCCGCAGCTCGGATTCGGCGTCTGGCAGGTGCCGGACGACGAGGCGACGCGAGCCGTGGCCACGGCCCTGGAGGCCGGCTACCGCTCCATCGACACAGCGGCGATCTACGGCAACGAAGCGGGCACCGGCCGGGCGCTCACCGGCTCCGGGATCCCCCGCGACGAGCTTTTCGTGACCACCAAGCTGTGGAACAGCGAGCAGGGCTTCGACTCGACCCTGCGCGCCTTCGACGCCTCGCTGGAGAAGCTGGGGCTCGACTACGTCGACCTGTACCTGATCCACTGGCCGCTGCCGGCCAAGGACACCTACGTCGACACCTACCGCGCCTTCGAGAAGATCCACGCCGACGGCCGCGCCAAGTCCATCGGTGTCTCCAACTTCCTCCCCGAGCACCTGGAGCGTCTGGTCGGGGAGACCTCGGTCGTCCCCGCGGTCAACCAGATCGAGCTCCACCCGCATCTCCAGCAGTACGAGTCCCGCGCGGCGCACGAGCGGCACGGGATCGCCACCGAGGCGTGGTCGCCGCTGGGTCAGGGCGGCAGCCTGCTGGAGGTCCCCGCGCTGGTCGCGATCGCGCAGAAGCACGGGCGTACCCCGGCTCAGGTGGTGCTCCGCTGGCACGTCCAGACCGGGAACGTCGTGATCCCCAAGTCGGTCACGCCGTCGCGCATCCGGGAGAACATCGACGTGTTCGGCTTCGCTCTGGACGACGAGGACATGGCGGCGGTGGCCGCCCTGAACGAGGACCGGCGGATCGGCCCGGACCCGGCGGAGTTCAGCGTCGGCGCGTGAGGGCCGTCCGGGCGGCCCGCGGTCGGGACGGCGCCCGCGCCCAGGCGGTCCGGTACGAGCACCCGTGCCGTGGGTCGACTCGGAGCCTGGCGGGTGGCCTTCGGCCGACAGGCTCCCAAGCGTCGGCTCCCGGGCCGCGAGGTACCGGCCGGCGCGGTGCGGGGTCGTCCCGCGCCGCGCCGGGCACCGCTCAGACGACGGCCAGGACGATCTTCCCGCGGGTGCGGCCCGACTCCCCGAGCGTGTGGGCCCGCGCCGCCTCGGCGAGCGGGAACACCGTCTCCACCTCCGGGCGCAGCCGGCCCGTCTCCACCAGTTCGGCCAGGCCCAGCAGACCGGCGTAGTCCGGTTCGACGAGGGTGAAACCGGTCCGGACGCTCTTGGCGGCGGTGTCCTCCGGCGCCGGTACGGCATCCGGCGAGGGCAGGGTCACCAGGGTGCCGCCCTCGCGCAGCACGGCCAGCGAACGCGTGCCGTAGTCGTCGGCTCCGTAGGCGTCGAGGACGATGTCCACGTCCCGGACCGTCCGCGCGAAGTCCGTCGTCGTGTAGTCGATCGGTTCGTCCACGCCCAGTCCGCGCAGGAAGTCCTGCTTCGCGGGCCCGGCCGTGCCCAGGACGTACGCCCCGCGGGCCTTGGCGATCTGGACGGCCAGGTGCCCGACGCCACCCGCCGCCGCGTGGACGAGGACGCGCTGCCCCGCGCGCACACCGGCCGTGTCGACGAGCGACTGCCAGGCCGTGAGGCCCGCCAGCGGCAGTGCGGCGGCCTCCACGTGGGTGAGGGAGGCGGGCTTGCGGGCGAAGTGGCGCGCCGGCCCGGTGACGTACTCGGCGTAGCCACCGGCCTGCTGCGGGAACTGGGGCATGCCGAAGACCTCGTCACCCGGCGCGAAGAGGGTGACCCCCAGTCCCACGGCCTCGACGACACCGGAGACGTCGTAGCCGAGTACCGGCGTCTCGCCCCACATGCCGAAGCCGCCGGAGGCGCGGGACTTCCAGTCCACGGGGTTGAGGCCGGCCGCGTGGACCCGCACGAGGATCTCGGTCGGGCCCGGCACGGGGCGGGTGATCCGGGTCTCGGTGAGGACCTCGGGGCCACCCCACTCGGTGGCGACGACGGCCCGCATGGTCACGGGGTCGGTGGCGGTCTCGTTCATGGGGTTGCTCCTGGTGGGGCTCGTCGGTCGTGGCCGGCCCGGCGGCGGCCGGGAGGCGCTGGACAGCGGTCGGACAGCGGGCCGGGCGACGGCGGGCAGCCGTTGTCGTTCCGTCGTGTCCGCGGGGACCGGAGACCTGTCTTTGCAGGCCGTCCCCGGTGCGGTGGCCCTGCGGGTCGCCAGGGCGTCCGCCGCCGGTGTCCATCGGTGCTTTCAGCTTCCGGCAGTGTGGAGCCGCGCGATACTGGCCGGATAGCCAGGATGTGACAGAATCAGGCCATGACCTTTCCCGCCGCGCGACCCCACCGGGTCGCCGTTCTCGCCCTGGACGGCGTGATTCCCTTCGAGCTGGGCATCCCGTCCCGGATCTTCGGCTGCGCCGTCGCCGAAGACGGTTCCCCTCTCTACGACGTACGCGTCTGCACCGTGGACGGCGGGCCCGTCCGGACCGCCGACGGCTACACGATCGTCGCGGCGCACGACGCCGAGCAACTCGCCGAGGCGGACACCGTGATCGTCCCGCCCACCCACGAGCTGCGCACCCTCGCCGAGGAGGGGTCGCTGGGCGCGCTCATGGCCGAGGCACTCGGCCGGGTCCGTCCGGGCACCCGCGTCGTCTCCATCTGTACCGGCGCGTACGCGCTCGCGGCGGCCGGCATGCTGAACGGCCGCCGCGCCACCACGCACTGGTGGGAGGCCGGGCACTTCCAGTCCCTCTTCCCGGACGTCAAGCTCGACGAGGACGTGCTGTTCGTCGACGAGGACGACGTGCTCACCTCGGCGGGGGCCGCCGCCGGCGTCGATCTCTGCCTGCATCTGGTGCGCAAGGACCACGGCAGCGCCACCGCCAACAAGGTCGCCCGCAGCTGCGTGGTCCCGCCGTGGCGGGACGGCGGCCAGGCACAGTACATCGAGCGCCCGGTCCCGGAGCCGACCGCTACCACGACGACGGCACCCACCCGCGCCTGGGCCCTGGAACACCTCGACCGGCCACTGTCCCTGGGCGAACTCGCGCGGCACGCGCGGATGAGCGTACGGACCTTCACCCGCCGCTTCCGCGACGAGGTGGGGACGACACCCGGCCAATGGCTCACGGCCCAACGGCTGGAGCTCGCGAAGCAGTTGCTGGAGACGAGCGATCTGACGGTCGATCACATCGCGGACCGCACCGGCTTCGGCAGCGGGAACTCGCTGCGTCAGCACATGCGCAGCCTGGTCGGGATCTCGCCGGCCGCCTACCGCCGTACCTTCCACCGGACGGCGGACACCGCTCTGCCGCCCGGCCCCGCGCCGACGGCCGTCGGCACTCCGCGGGGGAACGCCTCGCCGGGTGGCACCCCGCCGGGAAAGGGCACCGACCGGGCGGCGGCCGTCCGCGCGCCCGCCCGGTGAACAGGGGGGGCGCCGCAGTCCGCGGACGGCGCCGTCAACCGGTGGGCGGGGCGGTGTAGGGCTCGCGTCAGCCCTTGCGGGCCGTGTGCACGGTGCGGGCGGCCAGGTGGAAGAGGTCGGTGCGCCGGTGCAGGGACATCGGGTCCGCCGGGTCGAGAAGCCGGTCGAGGACCTTCACGTCGTCCTCGGCCAGCCGCTCGGCGAGGCCCTCACGCTGCCGGGCGAAGGTGGCCACGACCGTCTCCCGGACGACCGGCGGGACGGGCGCGGGGACGTCGACCAGGAAC encodes:
- a CDS encoding AMP-dependent synthetase/ligase; the encoded protein is MREFTVPPVEAAPQVGGLADAVFDHARRDPDRVALGRKDASGRWRDVTSAQFRDEVLALAKGLIAQGVRFGDRVALMARTRYEWTLFDFALWALGAQSVPIYPTSSAEQVFWMLHDAGVTACVVEHEDHAMTIGSVVDRLPHLKRLWQLDAGEGAVAELVAAGAEIDEEVVHRHRRAVTPDSVATVIYTSGTTGPPKGCVITHSNLMFETDMLIGRWEPVFHTKPGDEASTLLFLPLAHVFGRMVEVAAIRGGVKLGHQPALAASALLPDLAAFRPTFVLAVPYVLEKVFHAARRKAETDGKTGPYDKAVDVAVKYAEALEHKAFGLGPGPSAALRMQHQFFERTVYGKVREAMGGRVRHAMSGGSGMDRRLGLFFEGAGVTVFEGYGLTESSAAATANPPERTKYGTVGQPVPGTTVHIAEDGEVWLHGAHVFSGYLNNPQATAAVLNNGWLATGDLGMLDEDGYLTITGRKKEILVTSGGKSVSPTALEERVRAHPLIAQCIVVGNDRPYIAALVTMDQEAVEHWLSIQGRPAMSPAELVRDPSLETEIRRAVVAANTLVSQAESIRTFRILAHPFSEEQGLLTPSLKLKRKAIEKAYAVEVEALYG
- a CDS encoding GlxA family transcriptional regulator; the encoded protein is MTFPAARPHRVAVLALDGVIPFELGIPSRIFGCAVAEDGSPLYDVRVCTVDGGPVRTADGYTIVAAHDAEQLAEADTVIVPPTHELRTLAEEGSLGALMAEALGRVRPGTRVVSICTGAYALAAAGMLNGRRATTHWWEAGHFQSLFPDVKLDEDVLFVDEDDVLTSAGAAAGVDLCLHLVRKDHGSATANKVARSCVVPPWRDGGQAQYIERPVPEPTATTTTAPTRAWALEHLDRPLSLGELARHARMSVRTFTRRFRDEVGTTPGQWLTAQRLELAKQLLETSDLTVDHIADRTGFGSGNSLRQHMRSLVGISPAAYRRTFHRTADTALPPGPAPTAVGTPRGNASPGGTPPGKGTDRAAAVRAPAR
- a CDS encoding NADP-dependent oxidoreductase, yielding MNETATDPVTMRAVVATEWGGPEVLTETRITRPVPGPTEILVRVHAAGLNPVDWKSRASGGFGMWGETPVLGYDVSGVVEAVGLGVTLFAPGDEVFGMPQFPQQAGGYAEYVTGPARHFARKPASLTHVEAAALPLAGLTAWQSLVDTAGVRAGQRVLVHAAAGGVGHLAVQIAKARGAYVLGTAGPAKQDFLRGLGVDEPIDYTTTDFARTVRDVDIVLDAYGADDYGTRSLAVLREGGTLVTLPSPDAVPAPEDTAAKSVRTGFTLVEPDYAGLLGLAELVETGRLRPEVETVFPLAEAARAHTLGESGRTRGKIVLAVV
- a CDS encoding aldo/keto reductase, whose translation is MPQLGFGVWQVPDDEATRAVATALEAGYRSIDTAAIYGNEAGTGRALTGSGIPRDELFVTTKLWNSEQGFDSTLRAFDASLEKLGLDYVDLYLIHWPLPAKDTYVDTYRAFEKIHADGRAKSIGVSNFLPEHLERLVGETSVVPAVNQIELHPHLQQYESRAAHERHGIATEAWSPLGQGGSLLEVPALVAIAQKHGRTPAQVVLRWHVQTGNVVIPKSVTPSRIRENIDVFGFALDDEDMAAVAALNEDRRIGPDPAEFSVGA